Below is a window of Oreochromis aureus strain Israel breed Guangdong linkage group 4, ZZ_aureus, whole genome shotgun sequence DNA.
GTAGACATACTAGCTTGTTTAACAATAAGCGTAGTGTAATAAAGTAATATCTTATGTAATAAGTTTTACCGCAGTTCATACGCCATGAATTTAGATATACAGGTTTAGTTAAAGGATAACCTTTCTCAGTATGAAATGCCATTTTATAGTTCCAACTAGCTACACCTCTTTCACTTTGCCATGTTTGCAGCTGAGCAACAACTTGTCGAGTGCTCACAGAACCGACTGAACTGTCACAGAATTCAAACATGCGAGTCTTCCTGTAAGGACATCGTGATGTGTCCCAGATGCAATTTTGTTCCTTTatggtaaaaaaagaaaaagaaaagaaaacttgaTCTTTTATTGTGTGCTGAGTCTGAGCCAGCTGTGGCTAGTGGGTACAGTATGTTCTGGTCCTATCTGACAATAACCTGCAGCTCAAAGATCTATACAGGCCTCCAATATATCATTTCTtcacaacaaaacaacacaggGTCAAGGGCCTGAAGTGCAAGCTGATGTTCACTGGATTTGTAGAGAAATGTCTACCCAGATGTAGCGTTCCTAAACTGGTGAAACCACATACTGCAGGTAAGATATGCATATTTCTGGCTGGGCTAAGACTGACTTTCACACGTATGGTCAATAAGCTGAAGACTTAACCTCACCATGCAGTCTCCTTGCAGGAAGTCGGGGATGATTTCTCTGTCGATGTAGTCTACCAAACCTCCTGGACCCTGGTAGTCATTTCCAGCATAAACAAGGAACTTCTTACGAGTGTTTTCATCAATAAGGGGGCTGACCTGGCGGTGAGACCGAGAGAACATACAGGAAAGGGCAAAGTAACTTACTATGGACTGTGAAAGCCAATCCATAATCAATGAATAATTCAAGCGTGAAAAATGCACATGTTAGCTGGTTGATGGTGTTACTAAGCATCCATAGTATTTTATATTGGCTTCATCGTCCCAGTAGCTCATTCTCTTTCTGTAATTTCTTACAATCCTGCCATCCATACTACTGCATACAGCAAGAATTAAATGTGCCCCTATGGGTTTTAGTTTTACGGTCATCTTTCCTGGTCCATAcattgatttttctttgtttattagttGCTCATTTTTCCAGCGTGGCTGGAGTGCACTTAGCTATTTATAATCTCTGCATCTGTACTCTACAGCTTTATGCATTCTTCCATATTCAGGTGATGCAGTCAGTTTATTCTCACCAGGGTCCACAGCACAGGGAAAACTCGCGGTGCCCGCAGTATGAGCAGGCGACCCAAAGTTTCAGGGTAATTGGCCTCAACAATTTCGATGATTCTCAACAGCGCCTTAATGCCCGGTCGCCACAGATGACGCATGTTTAGACCGTCCAGATCCACCAGGCAAGTCCAAGAACTAGTGACACATAAAAACGGACATCACATTGTTTTGGTTAAAGTGCACAGCTGATTGCTCATTAACCAACGGGACACGGGCAGGATTAAACTAAATTAAGATTTAGGTACCTAATAGGTCGTCCGAAGACTCTGGTGTTTTCCTCACAGCGCCTCAGTCCCTCCTCATTAATGGAAAGCACCTGCAACATTGTCACTGTTAAGCACCACCTTCATATAGAATATCTTcactttttgctttgtttccatGTAAATTAAGTcatatatttgtattaaatTATGTCACCTGTCTCAGCAGCACCTCCTCACCCAAGGCTCGTACTAAACCCTTAGTGTCCATTTGACCCAGACGCAAAATGTACAGAGGACGGCCATCTGAATGAGAAGGAAACACAGAGAACAATCACAAACTGCACTGTACACTTCCACCTGTAAACAAAGCTGGTGTTTACCACTCTAAAAAAGGTATCAGTTTAGCATGTAAACACTCAAGGGGAACATCCTGTGTTCAAGTCTTAACTGTGATCAAGTGGATCAGCTGAGCTGTTAAAAGCAATGAAACCTTTTCCAAACATGGGAGTGAAGACAGATGGTGCTCAGACTTTGCAGTCAATAATTAACAGGCAGTTTGAGAACTATATAAACACAAAAGCTTAAATCCCCGTGGCTTTTAAGATTAGCTGATAAAATTTCCCTCTGCCTGGAGAAAAAAAGCCTCACAATAATGGCAATATCAACCAGCATCGCTCACTCAGGTACCTTTGTCGTGGTGGTGCCAGCCTCCAGAGTAATAATCCTGGAGCAGTTGTGGGCGCTTCCATGTGTCTAACAGGAAATCCACCTGATGCTGTCTCCTCCAGGTCAGTGACTGGCAGAGGAACTCCCTGGCCTTATCGAGGTTGAAATCTCTGGCCCTGAGGAAGCGTAGCACATGCTGATCCTTTGGAATCTGTACATAAGAGGTGCATCGTTAAAGATGCTGACGAATCCAAAGAATTTTTTAATGCTCTGCTGGCGACAATCTTTGCAAATTGCATGCAGTGCAGTGAAAAAGAAATTGCCCCCTAAACTGAATAACTGGTTTTGCTTCGTTGGCAAAAAAGTACTGaaacagcaaagcagccccagaccatcacaccaAAACCACCATGTCTGACTCTTATTTTGATGTTCTAATtattaaatgctgtgttagttttacgCAGATGCAAAGGGACTCAAACCTTCCATAATGTTCACCTTTTGTCTCTTTcatattgttgaatcatgaactttgAGCTTATTTGAGATGAGTGAGGCCGGGAGGTCTtaagatgttgttctgggttcttttgtgatcTCCTGGATGAGTTGTTGATGCACTCTTGGTGAAATTTTGGTAGGACAGCtgctcctgggaaggttcactaCTGTTCCaaattttctccatttgtggataatggctttCATTGTGGTTGACTGGAGTCctaaagccttagaaatggctttgtaaccctttgCAGACGATGGCAATGACTTTTTTGCACAGGGCCAGGGAGGTTTGAATGACTTTTTttccttaaataaataaaaaaaaatttaaaaactgcctTTTGTGTTTACTGGGGTTATCTTTGTCTCATATGACAATTTGCTGGATGATCTGATAAACAtgataaatatgcaaaaaactaagaaatcaagaagggtgcaaatactttttcacagcactgtatgtcTCTGAGCATCAAAACTGAGCTAGAGTCAGAGTGGAAGCAAGGGGAAAATAACAGGTTGCGTGAGTGTCTTAGAAATAAAGGCATACTGTATATCGCAGCACCAACTGTTCACTAATGAAAGAAACtgggtttgtttatttgtgaccTTGCCCTTGTGGGTTTCCTGCAGCCACTGACGCAGCCGAATAAGACAGCTCTCCTGCAGAGGCGTTAAATCACCTAGGTAACGTCTGATGTAGTCAGCATCCAACTTGTCTACAGGCCAAAACACAATAACAGCATAATGTTACACAATATTGCATACAACAGACTGAAGACTATAGTGCAATTTCAGCATTTTTGAAAATAATTAGAGGTTTTTATCAAACACTTAAAATGTTgcttctgtttgtttgaggttttttggcagtgcagttatagGAGAATTCCTGCACTGCTGTATAAATCACCCACTGATCTATTTCCCCACTTTTAATATCTCAGTCGGTAAATTCACTCTATGTAGTGTTATCttttgacatttatattaaacctttgttgttattagcGAGCGCACACTGACCGTCAGGCGAACCGGTCACTAGCTCTGCAGAACATGACGAGTCTTTACAGTGCAGCCCGTCCTTGGCACTGTTCACTGGGATGGCTCTGGCAGCAGAGGGGGGCGGCAGCTGGTGCCTCCAAGTGACTGTGCCAGAGTCAACAGTGGAGGTCCAACGAGGTATATAAGTGACTCCTTCTTTCTCCAGCTCTCTGAGGTAGTACTCAATAATTTCTTTACCCTTCATCAGTTGAAGGAAATGAAAGACTAAATTAATTTTGACAGTTAGGGAAGCATCTGGACCACGAAGTGAAGGCAAATGAAGTAAAATATGCAAACCTTTTTAATGCTACTTGCATACTGCTTCATTGCTATCTTCTCTGCGGTGCTTTCAAAACCAAAAAAGGACTTAATATCCAGACTAGCCGACTGTTCGAAGCAAGTCCAGCTCTCATTCTCTGGATGAACCTGTGAAAGATGACACGCGTATGAATTTGAACTTGAACCAAACTGTAGTCTGTTATGTAAACAAAGCAAAAGCTGAGGtttaatacaaaatattacatCAGTGCATAAATGGTTACATATCTCGTCATCACAATTTTAACTGCCTTTTAGAGTAAATGTACTGCACAGATTATTTAAAGCAAGAATATACACTCAcaagccacttcattaggtacacctgctcAACTGCttgttattgtaaatatctAATCAACCAATCACTTGGTAGCAACAGGCATGCAGACATGGTCAACACAATCTACTAAAGCTCAAACTGAGCGTCTGAATGAGGAATAAAATTGGTGCCAGATGGGTTGGAGTATTGTTGCTGTCCATCTCTTGATGACTACAGTGTAACACACCATTTCAGAAAGCTCAGATCGTgccaaactggtttcttgaacatcacAATGAGTTCACTAAACTCAAACCGTCTCCACAATCACCAGATTGCAATCCAActgagcacctttgggatgtggcgGAACAAGAGATTTAGGCCACAGATGTGCTGCCAACAAACGTGCAGCAACTATGTGATGCTATTATGTCAACACGAACCAAAATCTCCGAGGAACGGTTGTTGAATTTGTGCTGTGAAGACTTAAAAAAGATGAGAAGGCAACAGTAGCAAGgtatacctaatgaagtggctggtTCAGTAATTGCAAAATTACTGTCATACAAAATTCTTACTTTCTTCTGTGCAGACTGCCACATGATACACAGCAGACATCAAAAAGTTGTGCGAAGAATCTTTTAACAGGGAGAGCAGTATTATAGTAACTCTGACTGAGACAACAGCAGCTTTAAAGACACCTGGTGACACTAGCTTTTTAGTGCCTTGAGCACACTATGGGAGGATCACCTAAGATGAATAATTCATGCACCACATATTGCATTGCCTTTAGCAGGGACTCTGTACCATCCGGCAAGCACTAGGCGTTGTAAaagtttatataaaaacaaagaaataaacctCCTACACGCTGCCACATTCTAAGCACCTGATTACCATGTTTGACTCTCAGACTCACCGTGTAGCTGCACCTCTCACGGACAATGACTCTGTTAGAAAAAGTCTCATTGTGAACCTCAATATGGAGGGTCCTGTCTCTGCGGTTCAGAGAGTTTTTTTGGATGAAGTACAGATAATCCACACCGGCAATCTACATgcagaagaaacaaaaaaagctacTATTTGTTGAGCATTTTCACAGGAGGCACATACGGCAACTTGATTTGCAACAGAACAATGACAGCTACTGCAAAAAGTCACATCTTTTATCCTCCAATAACATGCGCAAGGCTGAAATGCATCATTTACAAGTATTTCATGAAATAAAGGGTTAAGCATCTGATTTTTGTACTTCACAAAAAAAGATCAGATTATAGCGACCACTTCCTTTGCTTTACCGCCCTCATCCCCTATAAGGTCAGAGTGGAAGTACCCGTTTGAGAAGTCGTGGGGCTTCGATGTCGATCGTACAGCGCCTCTCAGTCAACAGCACGCATCCATCATCACTTTGGCTCTCACTTATGATCTCGCTGTCCACAAACATTGGAATCAATGGACACTTTGGGAACCGTCTCACGTAGGCCTGAAAGACATTTATATAGAAAAATTGATTGATTGGGTTTATTATTATGTTGTCTGTATTAATGGCTTGCCTGGGTCCATTCAGTTTGTTCCACTGGGAGCTCTGCCTCAGTGAGGTAGCTCACTGTTAGGAAGGGAAAGCTGCTTATAGAAAACTATAATCACAACTGCTGGCTGAATAGATTTTTAGCACTGGACTACTGTGTCAGGTTAGGGTGCTTTTTTCTGTAGttagcattttgagtttatgtaAATGCCTattaaaatgttatgttttgcGGACAGCAACAGCCTGCAGCATTTACAAGCAGTAATTGCCACGTGTTTTAAAGACCAAAGTATGTGACCATCTGCCCGAGCCACTATCACCAGGGCTACCTGTATGCATTGACTGAGCCGCCAGGCAGGCGTTTCAAGATCTGCAGTAAAAGATGTTACTTAACAAGGGGCAATGCAGCTTCTGATAGCAAACTACTGACAACTAAGCAAAGGCAGGGGATGAACTAGACCTTTATGATACGGACAGCTGCTTGTGTAATGGTGCGGATAGAGGAATAAGCATTTCACCATGGGATAGAAAAGTACCGTCAATATCTTGAGGAACTGCGTTAAGCAGTAAAATCACCAAGTCAGCCAAGACTTaagattttaaaagtttaaaaagctaaactctcaaaatcacacacacacacagacaaactcaCACATCCTGCACGCATCAATACAGCACAGCGTACGAACAATCCAATCAA
It encodes the following:
- the LOC116314549 gene encoding SEC14-like protein 1 isoform X1; translated protein: MVQEYQSPVRVYKHPFELIMAAYVRRFPKCPLIPMFVDSEIISESQSDDGCVLLTERRCTIDIEAPRLLKRIAGVDYLYFIQKNSLNRRDRTLHIEVHNETFSNRVIVRERCSYTVHPENESWTCFEQSASLDIKSFFGFESTAEKIAMKQYASSIKKGKEIIEYYLRELEKEGVTYIPRWTSTVDSGTVTWRHQLPPPSAARAIPVNSAKDGLHCKDSSCSAELVTGSPDDKLDADYIRRYLGDLTPLQESCLIRLRQWLQETHKGKIPKDQHVLRFLRARDFNLDKAREFLCQSLTWRRQHQVDFLLDTWKRPQLLQDYYSGGWHHHDKDGRPLYILRLGQMDTKGLVRALGEEVLLRQVLSINEEGLRRCEENTRVFGRPISSWTCLVDLDGLNMRHLWRPGIKALLRIIEIVEANYPETLGRLLILRAPRVFPVLWTLVSPLIDENTRKKFLVYAGNDYQGPGGLVDYIDREIIPDFLQGDCMCDIPEGGMVPKFLYRTAEELESEENRLLTDSIYKSASIYKGAPYELLIEITEASSVITWDFDVSKGDVVFNIYHSRRAPQPPRKETHGIASLGAVNPQLIDKSWVLGQDYSMVEKALMCREGESVQGSHITRWPGFYILQWRFLSSAACAASSMPRVDDVLASLQVSSHKCKIMYYTEVLASCDFRGSMTSLESCHSGFSQLSGTTTSSTISR
- the LOC116314549 gene encoding SEC14-like protein 1 isoform X2, which gives rise to MWQSAQKKVHPENESWTCFEQSASLDIKSFFGFESTAEKIAMKQYASSIKKGKEIIEYYLRELEKEGVTYIPRWTSTVDSGTVTWRHQLPPPSAARAIPVNSAKDGLHCKDSSCSAELVTGSPDDKLDADYIRRYLGDLTPLQESCLIRLRQWLQETHKGKIPKDQHVLRFLRARDFNLDKAREFLCQSLTWRRQHQVDFLLDTWKRPQLLQDYYSGGWHHHDKDGRPLYILRLGQMDTKGLVRALGEEVLLRQVLSINEEGLRRCEENTRVFGRPISSWTCLVDLDGLNMRHLWRPGIKALLRIIEIVEANYPETLGRLLILRAPRVFPVLWTLVSPLIDENTRKKFLVYAGNDYQGPGGLVDYIDREIIPDFLQGDCMCDIPEGGMVPKFLYRTAEELESEENRLLTDSIYKSASIYKGAPYELLIEITEASSVITWDFDVSKGDVVFNIYHSRRAPQPPRKETHGIASLGAVNPQLIDKSWVLGQDYSMVEKALMCREGESVQGSHITRWPGFYILQWRFLSSAACAASSMPRVDDVLASLQVSSHKCKIMYYTEVLASCDFRGSMTSLESCHSGFSQLSGTTTSSTISR